A part of Thermus oshimai DSM 12092 genomic DNA contains:
- the purL gene encoding phosphoribosylformylglycinamidine synthase subunit PurL codes for METLARELGIPEGEYREILRRLGRAPNRVELHLFKVMWSEHCAYKNSRPLLKELPKEGEAVLQGPGENAGVVRIGEGWAVAFKIESHNHPSAVEPFQGAATGVGGIIRDVMSMGARPIALLDSLRFGPPLEAKGRYLLKGVVSGIAFYGNAIGVPTVGGDLYFHEGYRENPLVNAMCIGLLREDKLKRSRASLGRPVYYAGAKTGRDGIGGAAFASEELSEDKEKDRPAVQVGDPFLGKLLLEATLEAIEADLVEGVQDMGAAGLTSSLAELAHKSGLGVELFLDRVPTREEGMGPMELLLSESQERMVLVPKEGKEKALEEVFRKWGLDCVPVARTIPEPVFRVLFRGEVVAEVPTEALAEAPTYVRLAQEDPEIRRRRETPIPPLAVDPREALPKLLASPNLASREAVYERYDHQVGTRTALSPGQGDAAVLWIKGTHLAIAAKVDQNPRYSLLDPYLGAVHALAEASRNVSVVGARPLAYTDGLNLGSPETPEGYHELRETVRGLKEASLALGLPVVSGNVSLYNESGGRRILPTAMVGVVGVLDVRRRAGMGFRRPGEVVLLIGEERGHLGASEALWVLLGLEVGSPPPIDLAREKAVQEAIRTLVAEGVTDTAHDVAEGGLLVALAEMTFPYGIGATVEVRERGPEALFGEAPSRVLFTVPKEKLPEATARLEAWGLPYRVLGETGGRTLTVLTPEGVLEWGVDELLAAWKRPLREVLDG; via the coding sequence GCTCCACCTCTTCAAGGTCATGTGGAGCGAGCACTGCGCCTACAAGAACTCCCGCCCCCTCCTCAAGGAGCTCCCCAAGGAGGGGGAGGCGGTCCTCCAGGGCCCGGGGGAGAACGCGGGGGTGGTGCGCATCGGGGAGGGGTGGGCGGTGGCCTTCAAGATCGAGAGCCACAACCACCCCTCCGCGGTGGAGCCCTTCCAGGGGGCGGCCACAGGGGTAGGGGGGATCATCCGGGACGTGATGAGCATGGGGGCCCGGCCCATCGCCCTCCTGGACTCCCTGCGCTTTGGCCCTCCTCTGGAGGCCAAGGGCCGCTACCTCCTCAAGGGGGTGGTCTCGGGCATCGCCTTCTACGGGAACGCCATCGGGGTGCCCACGGTGGGGGGGGACCTCTACTTCCACGAGGGCTACCGGGAAAACCCCCTGGTGAACGCCATGTGCATCGGCCTCCTGCGGGAGGACAAGCTCAAGCGGAGCCGGGCCTCCTTGGGCCGGCCGGTCTACTACGCCGGGGCCAAGACGGGGCGGGACGGGATCGGCGGCGCGGCCTTCGCCAGCGAGGAGCTCTCGGAGGACAAGGAGAAGGACCGGCCCGCGGTCCAGGTGGGGGACCCCTTCCTGGGGAAGCTCCTCCTGGAGGCCACCCTCGAGGCCATCGAGGCCGATCTGGTGGAGGGCGTGCAGGACATGGGGGCGGCGGGGCTTACCAGCAGCCTGGCGGAGCTCGCCCACAAGTCCGGCCTCGGGGTGGAGCTCTTCCTGGACCGGGTCCCCACCCGGGAGGAGGGGATGGGGCCCATGGAGCTCCTCCTTTCCGAAAGCCAGGAGCGCATGGTCCTGGTGCCGAAGGAGGGGAAGGAGAAGGCCCTGGAGGAGGTCTTCCGCAAGTGGGGCTTGGACTGCGTGCCCGTGGCCCGCACCATCCCCGAGCCCGTCTTCCGGGTCCTCTTCCGGGGGGAGGTGGTGGCCGAGGTCCCCACGGAGGCCCTGGCCGAGGCCCCCACCTACGTGCGCCTGGCCCAGGAGGACCCGGAGATCCGGAGGAGGCGGGAAACCCCCATCCCCCCCCTTGCGGTGGACCCCAGGGAGGCCCTCCCCAAGCTCCTCGCCTCCCCCAACCTCGCAAGCCGGGAGGCGGTCTACGAGCGCTACGACCACCAGGTGGGCACCCGCACCGCCCTCTCCCCGGGCCAGGGGGACGCGGCCGTGCTCTGGATCAAGGGCACCCACCTGGCCATCGCCGCCAAGGTGGACCAGAACCCCCGCTACAGCCTCCTGGACCCCTACCTGGGGGCGGTCCACGCCCTGGCCGAGGCCAGCCGCAACGTGTCCGTGGTGGGGGCGAGGCCGCTTGCCTACACCGACGGGCTCAACCTGGGAAGCCCCGAGACTCCGGAGGGCTACCACGAGCTCCGGGAGACGGTGCGGGGGCTGAAGGAGGCGAGCCTGGCCCTGGGGCTTCCCGTGGTCTCGGGGAACGTCTCCCTCTACAACGAGTCGGGGGGGCGGCGCATCCTCCCCACGGCCATGGTGGGGGTGGTGGGGGTTTTGGACGTGCGCCGGAGGGCGGGGATGGGCTTTAGGAGGCCCGGGGAGGTGGTCCTCCTCATCGGGGAGGAAAGGGGGCACCTGGGGGCCAGCGAGGCCCTTTGGGTCCTCCTGGGCCTCGAGGTGGGAAGCCCCCCGCCCATAGACCTCGCCCGGGAGAAGGCGGTGCAGGAGGCCATCCGCACCCTGGTGGCGGAAGGGGTCACGGACACCGCCCACGACGTGGCGGAGGGGGGTCTTTTGGTGGCCCTGGCGGAGATGACCTTCCCCTACGGGATCGGGGCCACGGTGGAGGTACGGGAGCGGGGCCCGGAGGCCCTCTTCGGGGAGGCCCCAAGCCGGGTCCTCTTCACCGTGCCCAAAGAAAAGCTCCCCGAGGCCACGGCCCGCCTCGAGGCCTGGGGCCTCCCCTACCGGGTCCTGGGGGAGACGGGGGGGAGGACGCTCACGGTCCTGACCCCCGAAGGGGTGCTAGAGTGGGGGGTGGACGAGCTCTTGGCGGCCTGGAAGAGGCCCCTACGGGAGGTGCTGGATGGATAA
- the purF gene encoding amidophosphoribosyltransferase yields MDKPQEECGVLGLWSGEPLDAAGLLHLGLLALQHRGQEAAGIAVSDGREFAVEKDLGLVNQVFTEERLSRLRLPGARLGLAHARYSTTGSNLRFNAQPLTARTAHGVLAIAHNGNFVNAKPLRDRLLKEGATFQSTTDTEVMLLLLARMGHLPLPEAVAEAMRLLEGGYSILLMDRTTVVAFRDPHGVRPLSIGKAPWGYAFASEPPALALMGAEYVRDVRPGEVVWVEEGELKSLQALPPSPTPCAFEWIYFARPDSLLDGVEAYAARVRMGEELFLEAPAEADLVVPVPDSGIGAAVGYARASGLPLEFGLYKNPYAGRTFIQPTQELRDLKTRLKLSPTGAVRGKRVVLIDDSIVRGTTSKRIVRMLKEAGALEVHFRVSSPPIRFPCYYGIDTAARKELIAAEKSVEEIRAYIEADSLAFLSEEGVLRAIGRPVCLACFNGRYPAGVPLEGEKLALETL; encoded by the coding sequence ATGGATAAGCCCCAGGAGGAGTGCGGGGTTTTAGGGCTTTGGAGCGGGGAGCCGCTGGATGCGGCCGGGCTTTTGCACCTGGGCCTCCTCGCCCTCCAGCACCGGGGGCAGGAGGCCGCGGGGATCGCGGTTTCCGACGGGCGGGAGTTTGCGGTGGAGAAGGACCTCGGCCTGGTGAACCAGGTCTTCACGGAAGAGCGCCTCTCGCGGCTCCGCCTTCCCGGGGCCCGCTTGGGCCTCGCCCACGCCCGCTACTCCACCACGGGCTCCAACCTGCGCTTCAACGCCCAACCCCTCACCGCCCGCACCGCCCACGGGGTGCTGGCCATCGCCCATAACGGGAACTTTGTGAACGCCAAGCCCCTCAGGGACCGCCTTCTCAAGGAGGGGGCCACCTTCCAGAGCACCACGGACACCGAGGTCATGCTCCTCCTCCTGGCCCGCATGGGCCACCTCCCCCTGCCGGAGGCGGTGGCGGAGGCCATGCGCCTTCTGGAAGGGGGGTACTCCATCCTCCTCATGGACCGCACCACGGTGGTGGCCTTCCGCGACCCCCACGGGGTGCGCCCGCTTTCCATTGGGAAGGCCCCCTGGGGCTACGCCTTCGCCTCCGAGCCCCCGGCCCTCGCCCTCATGGGGGCGGAGTACGTAAGGGACGTCCGCCCCGGGGAGGTGGTCTGGGTGGAGGAGGGGGAGCTCAAAAGCCTCCAGGCCCTTCCCCCAAGCCCCACCCCTTGCGCCTTTGAGTGGATCTACTTCGCCCGGCCCGACAGCCTCCTGGACGGGGTGGAGGCCTACGCCGCTAGGGTCAGGATGGGGGAGGAGCTCTTCCTCGAGGCCCCCGCGGAGGCCGACCTCGTGGTGCCCGTGCCGGATTCCGGCATCGGGGCCGCGGTGGGCTACGCCCGGGCCTCGGGCCTGCCCCTGGAGTTCGGCCTCTACAAGAACCCCTACGCGGGCCGCACCTTCATCCAGCCCACCCAGGAGCTCCGCGACCTGAAGACCAGGCTCAAGCTTTCCCCCACGGGGGCCGTGCGGGGCAAGCGGGTGGTCCTCATCGACGACTCCATCGTGCGGGGCACCACCAGCAAAAGGATCGTGCGCATGCTCAAGGAGGCGGGGGCGCTGGAGGTCCACTTCCGGGTGAGCAGCCCCCCCATCCGCTTCCCCTGCTACTACGGCATCGACACCGCGGCCCGCAAGGAGCTCATCGCCGCGGAGAAGAGCGTGGAGGAGATCCGGGCCTACATCGAGGCGGACTCCTTGGCCTTCCTCTCGGAGGAGGGGGTCTTGAGGGCCATCGGCCGGCCCGTCTGCCTGGCCTGCTTCAACGGCCGCTACCCCGCCGGGGTCCCTCTGGAAGGGGAGAAGCTCGCCCTGGAAACCCTCTAG
- the glyA gene encoding serine hydroxymethyltransferase, giving the protein MLGTRVRDEEIFRLIALEEKRQREGLELIASENFVSKEVREAVGSVLTNKYAEGYPGARYYGGCEVIDQVESLAIARAKALFGAAWANVQPHSGSQANMAVYMALMEPGDTLMGMDLASGGHLTHGARVNFSGRLYKVVSYGVDPETERIDLEAVRRLALEHRPKVIVAGASAYPRFWDFEAFRKIADEVGAYLVVDMAHFAGLVAAGLHPNPVPHAHVVTSTTHKTLRGPRGGLIVGNDPELGKKIDKLIFPGIQGGPLEHVIAGKAVAFFEALQPEFKEYSRLVVENAKRLAQELAERGYRIVTGGTDNHLMLVDLRPKGLTGKEAEERLDAVGITVNKNAIPFDPKPPKVTSGIRIGTPAITTRGFTPEEMPKVAELIDRALTEGPSEALREEVRRLALEHPMP; this is encoded by the coding sequence ATGCTCGGGACCAGGGTGCGGGACGAGGAGATCTTCCGGCTCATCGCCCTCGAGGAGAAGCGCCAGCGGGAGGGGCTGGAGCTCATCGCCAGCGAGAACTTCGTTTCCAAGGAGGTGCGGGAAGCGGTGGGGAGCGTCCTCACCAACAAGTACGCCGAGGGCTACCCCGGGGCCCGCTACTACGGGGGGTGCGAGGTCATCGACCAGGTGGAGAGCCTGGCCATAGCGCGGGCCAAGGCCCTCTTCGGCGCGGCCTGGGCCAACGTCCAGCCCCACTCCGGTTCCCAGGCCAACATGGCCGTCTACATGGCCCTCATGGAGCCGGGGGACACCCTTATGGGCATGGACCTGGCCTCAGGGGGCCACCTCACCCACGGGGCCAGGGTGAACTTCTCCGGAAGGCTTTACAAGGTGGTCTCCTACGGGGTGGACCCCGAGACGGAGCGCATTGACCTCGAGGCGGTGCGCCGGCTCGCCCTGGAGCACCGGCCCAAGGTCATCGTGGCCGGGGCCAGCGCCTACCCCCGCTTCTGGGACTTTGAGGCCTTCCGCAAGATCGCGGACGAGGTGGGGGCCTACCTGGTGGTGGACATGGCCCACTTCGCGGGGCTGGTGGCCGCAGGGCTCCACCCGAACCCCGTGCCCCACGCCCACGTGGTGACCAGCACCACCCACAAGACCCTGAGGGGCCCGAGGGGCGGGCTCATCGTGGGGAACGACCCTGAACTGGGGAAAAAGATAGACAAGCTCATCTTCCCCGGCATCCAGGGCGGCCCCCTGGAGCACGTGATCGCGGGGAAGGCCGTGGCCTTCTTTGAGGCCCTCCAGCCCGAGTTCAAGGAGTATAGCCGCCTGGTGGTGGAAAACGCCAAGCGCCTCGCCCAGGAGCTTGCCGAGCGGGGCTACCGCATCGTCACCGGGGGTACGGACAACCACCTCATGCTGGTGGACCTCCGCCCCAAGGGCCTCACGGGCAAGGAGGCGGAGGAGAGGCTGGACGCGGTGGGCATCACCGTGAACAAGAACGCCATCCCCTTTGACCCCAAGCCCCCTAAGGTGACCTCCGGCATCCGCATCGGCACCCCCGCCATCACCACCCGGGGCTTCACCCCCGAGGAGATGCCCAAGGTGGCCGAGCTCATTGACCGCGCCCTCACCGAGGGGCCCTCCGAGGCCTTAAGGGAGGAGGTGCGGCGGCTTGCCCTGGAGCACCCCATGCCCTAG
- a CDS encoding PIN domain-containing protein, translated as MKVFLDAHVLFSMALGGPVFSTLWEAGKRGRFKLCTSGFCLLEAHRNLEQKAPSALQRWEALLEPIEQVPEARPLPWMMDLLPEKDLPVLAAAVAARATHLLTGDLRHFGPLMGREDLPLRVLTPAAFIRTVRP; from the coding sequence GTGAAGGTTTTTCTGGACGCCCACGTCCTCTTCTCCATGGCCCTAGGAGGGCCGGTGTTCTCCACCCTATGGGAGGCTGGGAAGCGGGGCCGGTTCAAGCTCTGCACCAGCGGATTTTGCCTCCTGGAAGCCCACCGAAACCTAGAGCAGAAAGCCCCCTCGGCCCTCCAGCGTTGGGAAGCGCTCCTAGAGCCCATAGAACAGGTACCCGAAGCCAGGCCCCTGCCCTGGATGATGGACCTACTCCCGGAAAAGGACCTTCCTGTACTGGCGGCGGCGGTGGCGGCGCGGGCCACCCACCTCCTTACCGGGGACCTGCGCCACTTTGGTCCCCTCATGGGCCGGGAGGACCTGCCCCTAAGGGTCCTCACCCCGGCGGCCTTCATCCGCACGGTGCGGCCCTAG
- a CDS encoding AbrB/MazE/SpoVT family DNA-binding domain-containing protein, whose translation MPTPLILSRRGQITLPKEVREKLGLKAGDALLLRVEGGKIVLEPALLLSYEVYTEERLEEFQKAAEVSPEELAEFRRAWGLE comes from the coding sequence ATGCCCACCCCCCTCATCCTCTCCCGAAGGGGCCAGATCACCCTCCCCAAGGAAGTGCGGGAGAAGCTTGGCCTCAAGGCTGGGGATGCCCTCCTCTTGCGGGTGGAGGGGGGCAAAATCGTCCTGGAACCTGCCCTTCTCCTCAGCTACGAGGTCTATACCGAGGAGCGTCTAGAGGAGTTCCAGAAAGCCGCGGAGGTTAGCCCAGAGGAGCTTGCAGAGTTCCGACGGGCCTGGGGCCTGGAGTGA
- a CDS encoding DNA repair protein RecN: MLRRLEVQNLAVIREAALDLAPGLNVLTGETGAGKSLFVDALALLLGGKPEGLVGPFGDSLLVTAFFQGEGEERVLSRRVGARSTPRIDGEVVSLRELAEEAERWASLHAQHAAFALLRPKRQEEALDALLDPALKAAYREAYARHRALLAEKEALERALRQKAEREDLLRFQLKEIREAKPAPGEDEALEGEARRLRHLETLRARAGRAYALLTEEGGADLLAQAARELQAAARVDGGLEPLLQDLEGALRAVRAVAVELEAYLEGLEADPARLEALEARLALLERLKRKYGPTLEEVLAHAERLEEELRGLEGGEERLKALEEALGAAWAEVRSRGEALGRARQEAARRLEAAMGEELAVLGLAQARFLVELIPLPEPGPSGLEEVAFRFSANPHLPPGPLSGASGGELARLALALALLTGAEAPTVVLDEVDAGLGGEAAWRVAERLARLAQRRQVLVVTHLPQIAAKADRHFRVVKEGEGVRVELLEGEARVRELARLLSGQYTEAALAHARGLLEGG, translated from the coding sequence ATGCTCCGCCGCCTCGAGGTGCAAAACCTCGCCGTCATACGGGAGGCCGCCTTGGACCTCGCCCCCGGCCTCAACGTCCTCACCGGCGAGACCGGGGCGGGGAAGAGCCTCTTCGTGGACGCCCTGGCCCTCCTCCTTGGGGGAAAGCCCGAAGGGCTCGTAGGGCCTTTCGGGGATAGCCTCCTGGTCACCGCCTTCTTCCAGGGGGAAGGGGAGGAACGGGTCCTCTCCCGCCGGGTGGGGGCCCGCTCCACCCCCCGCATCGACGGGGAGGTGGTGAGCCTCAGGGAGCTGGCCGAGGAGGCCGAGCGCTGGGCCTCCCTCCACGCCCAGCACGCGGCTTTCGCCCTCCTCCGCCCCAAGCGGCAGGAGGAGGCCCTAGACGCCCTCCTGGACCCCGCCCTGAAGGCGGCCTACCGGGAGGCCTACGCCCGCCACCGGGCCCTTCTGGCGGAGAAGGAGGCCCTGGAAAGGGCTTTAAGGCAGAAGGCGGAGCGGGAGGACCTTCTCCGCTTCCAGCTCAAGGAGATCCGGGAGGCCAAGCCCGCCCCCGGGGAGGACGAGGCCCTGGAGGGGGAGGCCCGCCGCCTGCGCCACCTGGAGACCTTAAGGGCCCGGGCCGGGCGGGCCTACGCCCTCCTTACGGAGGAGGGCGGGGCCGACCTCCTGGCTCAGGCGGCGCGGGAGCTCCAGGCCGCGGCCCGGGTGGACGGGGGCCTGGAGCCTCTCCTTCAGGACCTGGAAGGGGCCCTCAGGGCGGTGCGGGCGGTGGCGGTGGAGCTCGAGGCCTACCTGGAGGGCCTGGAGGCGGACCCCGCGCGCCTCGAGGCCCTGGAGGCCCGGCTCGCCCTCCTGGAGCGCCTGAAGCGCAAGTACGGCCCCACCCTGGAGGAGGTCCTGGCCCACGCAGAAAGGCTGGAGGAGGAGCTTAGGGGCCTGGAGGGGGGGGAGGAAAGGCTTAAGGCCCTGGAGGAGGCCCTAGGGGCGGCCTGGGCCGAGGTGCGCTCCAGGGGGGAGGCCCTGGGCCGGGCCCGGCAGGAGGCGGCGAGGCGGCTGGAGGCGGCCATGGGGGAGGAGCTTGCCGTCTTGGGCCTTGCCCAGGCCCGCTTTCTGGTGGAGCTCATCCCCCTCCCCGAGCCCGGGCCTTCGGGCCTGGAGGAGGTGGCCTTCCGCTTCTCCGCCAACCCCCACCTGCCCCCAGGGCCCCTCTCGGGGGCCAGCGGCGGGGAGCTCGCCCGCCTGGCCCTGGCCCTGGCCCTCCTCACGGGGGCCGAGGCCCCCACGGTGGTCCTGGACGAGGTGGACGCGGGGCTTGGGGGGGAGGCCGCCTGGCGGGTGGCCGAGCGCCTGGCCCGCCTGGCCCAACGCCGCCAGGTCTTGGTGGTGACCCACCTGCCCCAGATCGCCGCCAAGGCGGACCGCCACTTCCGGGTGGTGAAGGAGGGGGAGGGGGTGCGGGTGGAGCTTCTGGAGGGGGAGGCCAGGGTGCGGGAGCTCGCCCGCCTCCTCTCCGGCCAGTACACGGAGGCCGCCCTAGCCCACGCCCGCGGCCTTTTGGAGGGAGGATGA
- a CDS encoding hydroxymethylglutaryl-CoA lyase, with amino-acid sequence MIRYVECPRDAWQGFRRFIPTEEKVAFLKALLEAGFRHLDLTSFVSPKWVPQMADAEEVLAALPPPQGRTYLAIVANEKGLERALRAKNLTHVGYPLSLSETFQRRNTNRGLEESWPLVEAMAKAVEGRLGLVVYLSMAFGNPYGDPWDVGMVVEAVARLRALGVREIALADTYGVADAGRIREVLGAVVERFGPEGIGAHLHARREEAWEKAEAALEAGVFWLEGALAGVGGCPFAGDELVGNLPTELLLPHLEARGLATGVDLSRLPALAGEAARLRALYA; translated from the coding sequence ATGATCCGCTACGTGGAGTGCCCCCGCGACGCTTGGCAGGGCTTTCGCCGCTTTATCCCCACGGAGGAAAAGGTGGCCTTCCTGAAGGCCCTCCTGGAGGCCGGCTTCCGCCACCTGGACCTCACGAGCTTCGTCTCCCCCAAGTGGGTCCCCCAGATGGCGGACGCGGAGGAGGTCTTGGCCGCCCTCCCCCCTCCCCAGGGCCGGACCTACCTGGCCATCGTGGCCAACGAGAAGGGTCTGGAGCGCGCCCTGAGGGCCAAAAACCTCACCCACGTGGGCTACCCCCTCTCCCTTTCGGAAACCTTCCAGCGGAGGAACACCAACCGGGGCCTGGAGGAGTCCTGGCCCCTGGTGGAGGCCATGGCGAAGGCGGTGGAGGGGCGGCTGGGCCTGGTGGTCTACCTCTCCATGGCCTTCGGCAACCCCTACGGGGACCCCTGGGACGTGGGGATGGTGGTGGAGGCCGTGGCGCGCCTTAGGGCCCTGGGGGTGAGGGAGATCGCCCTGGCGGACACCTACGGGGTGGCGGACGCGGGGCGGATCCGGGAGGTCTTGGGGGCGGTGGTGGAGCGCTTCGGCCCCGAGGGCATCGGGGCCCACCTCCACGCCCGGCGGGAGGAGGCCTGGGAAAAGGCGGAGGCTGCCCTCGAGGCCGGGGTCTTTTGGCTGGAAGGGGCCCTGGCGGGGGTGGGGGGGTGCCCCTTCGCCGGGGACGAGCTGGTGGGGAACCTCCCCACGGAGCTCCTCCTGCCCCACCTGGAGGCGCGGGGCCTTGCCACCGGGGTGGACCTAAGCCGCCTTCCCGCCCTGGCAGGGGAGGCCGCCCGGCTTAGGGCCCTTTACGCCTAG
- a CDS encoding DUF3197 domain-containing protein, with translation MERIGLRAAPRLSLEALKEALRGLKLPETKVYLITDWQDRRDKARYALLLHGKKDLLIPDAFGPAFPGGEEALAEAIRLLEAGGARKFYEAVVAPGELTALLSLPPEELLKRVQAVANPADPGLYRRAA, from the coding sequence ATGGAACGCATCGGCCTGCGCGCGGCACCCAGGCTTTCCCTCGAGGCCCTAAAGGAGGCCCTCCGCGGCCTGAAGCTCCCCGAGACCAAGGTCTACCTCATCACCGACTGGCAGGACCGGAGGGACAAGGCCCGCTACGCCCTCCTCCTCCACGGGAAGAAAGACCTCCTCATACCGGACGCCTTCGGCCCCGCCTTCCCCGGGGGGGAGGAGGCCTTAGCGGAGGCCATCCGGCTTTTGGAGGCGGGGGGTGCGCGCAAGTTCTACGAGGCGGTGGTGGCCCCGGGGGAGCTCACCGCCCTTCTCAGCCTGCCCCCTGAGGAACTCCTGAAGCGGGTCCAGGCGGTGGCCAACCCCGCAGACCCCGGCCTCTACCGCCGGGCGGCCTAG
- a CDS encoding DinB family protein has product MPAPFLEPLEPGLPPAVSAWVKGLKEVEAHLGKWAFDLPEEAFWWRPKEGVNPIGGLVRHIAGSSLRLAAYALPLALPEWARKGREWELLGEAEPKEEVAARFKEAWGAILEALRGLKEEDLPAPVRVGSQGVEAPRVHVLHHLVEHAQHHAGQIIYARKLLGVG; this is encoded by the coding sequence ATGCCCGCGCCCTTTCTAGAACCCCTGGAGCCGGGGCTGCCCCCGGCGGTGTCCGCCTGGGTCAAGGGGCTTAAGGAGGTGGAGGCCCATCTGGGGAAGTGGGCCTTCGACCTTCCCGAGGAGGCCTTCTGGTGGCGGCCCAAGGAGGGGGTGAACCCCATCGGCGGCCTGGTGCGCCACATTGCGGGAAGCTCCCTGCGCCTCGCCGCCTACGCCCTTCCCCTGGCCCTTCCCGAATGGGCGAGGAAGGGGCGGGAGTGGGAGCTTTTGGGCGAGGCGGAGCCCAAAGAGGAGGTGGCGGCCCGCTTTAAGGAGGCCTGGGGGGCCATTCTGGAGGCCCTAAGGGGGCTCAAGGAGGAGGACCTTCCTGCCCCCGTGCGGGTGGGGAGCCAAGGGGTGGAGGCCCCGAGGGTTCACGTCCTCCACCACCTGGTGGAGCACGCCCAGCACCACGCGGGCCAGATCATCTACGCCCGCAAGCTCCTGGGGGTAGGATAG
- a CDS encoding YkgJ family cysteine cluster protein, whose translation MEVFEREARALDEAIRDFLAWKGLGVSCRAGCFACCYGWVTASRLEAEALLPHLTEAQRARVRAEGQARLALLKEAKDDPRFPERFFLLKRPCPLLEGGLCGVYPHRPLACRGVLTDEDPGYCQPGNPHPAPKAHHGPGHYLKVPHRMARMAMERLWEEEGRRYGFVLLGELSGLLYLLEEGLLSSREETEARLGALGVLGGRFGYQIV comes from the coding sequence GTGGAGGTCTTTGAGCGGGAAGCACGGGCCCTGGACGAGGCCATCCGGGACTTCCTCGCCTGGAAGGGGCTTGGGGTGTCCTGCCGGGCAGGGTGCTTCGCCTGCTGCTACGGCTGGGTGACCGCCTCCCGCCTCGAGGCGGAGGCCCTCCTCCCCCACCTCACCGAGGCCCAGCGGGCGAGGGTGCGGGCGGAAGGGCAGGCGCGGCTTGCCCTCCTCAAGGAGGCCAAGGACGACCCCCGCTTTCCCGAGCGCTTTTTCCTCCTGAAGCGGCCTTGCCCCCTCCTGGAAGGGGGGCTTTGCGGGGTCTACCCCCACCGCCCCCTGGCCTGCCGGGGGGTGCTTACGGACGAGGACCCCGGCTACTGCCAGCCCGGAAACCCCCATCCCGCCCCCAAGGCCCACCACGGCCCCGGCCACTACCTGAAGGTCCCCCACCGCATGGCCCGCATGGCCATGGAGCGGCTTTGGGAGGAGGAGGGGAGGCGGTACGGCTTCGTGCTCCTGGGGGAGCTTTCCGGCCTCCTCTACCTTCTGGAAGAGGGCCTTCTCTCTTCCCGGGAGGAAACGGAAGCCCGCCTAGGGGCCCTTGGGGTCCTAGGCGGGCGGTTCGGGTACCAGATCGTCTAG
- a CDS encoding DUF3467 domain-containing protein, with amino-acid sequence MTEMKLDINIDKDTALGRYTNLALIAHTKNEFILDFALLQPQGGAIVVSRVITSPQHAKALLRSLAENVARYEETFGPIPEPVAEGQA; translated from the coding sequence ATGACGGAGATGAAGCTGGACATCAACATAGACAAGGACACGGCCCTGGGCCGGTACACCAACCTGGCCCTCATCGCCCACACCAAGAACGAGTTCATCCTGGACTTCGCCCTCCTCCAGCCCCAGGGCGGGGCCATCGTGGTGAGCCGGGTGATCACCAGCCCCCAGCACGCCAAGGCCCTCCTGAGGAGCCTGGCGGAGAACGTGGCCCGCTACGAGGAGACCTTCGGGCCCATCCCCGAACCCGTGGCGGAAGGGCAGGCCTAG
- a CDS encoding roadblock/LC7 domain-containing protein, protein MEEALRELKAVRGVLAVALLSEDGFVVEEFKEEGAPEADLLSARAATVLGTAKALGQALGQEGVEEVMVEYPEGTLLLVPLSGHHLLLFLDGMRSLGRARLGLKKALPKIEEAL, encoded by the coding sequence GTGGAGGAAGCCTTAAGGGAGCTCAAGGCCGTCCGGGGGGTGCTGGCGGTGGCCCTCCTCTCGGAGGACGGGTTCGTGGTGGAGGAGTTCAAAGAGGAGGGGGCCCCGGAGGCGGACCTCCTCTCCGCCCGCGCGGCCACCGTGCTGGGTACGGCCAAGGCCTTGGGCCAGGCCCTGGGCCAGGAGGGGGTGGAGGAGGTCATGGTAGAGTACCCCGAGGGCACCCTGCTCCTGGTGCCCCTTTCCGGCCACCACCTGCTCCTCTTCCTGGACGGGATGAGGAGCCTAGGCCGGGCGCGGCTTGGCCTGAAGAAGGCCCTGCCCAAGATTGAGGAGGCCCTATGA
- a CDS encoding roadblock/LC7 domain-containing protein, translated as MAYLESLAPLGVKRAVLTGLDGLVIEALGRGAPAAEVLAAELASLVRHMTPLAEALGGEVRRFTLATEDQEVLAVKVGGYVLGAVIERGMDRKAIGNELSRIALRLVGL; from the coding sequence ATGGCGTACCTAGAAAGCCTGGCCCCCCTGGGCGTGAAGCGGGCGGTGCTCACCGGCCTGGACGGGCTGGTCATCGAGGCCCTGGGCCGGGGGGCCCCCGCGGCGGAGGTGCTGGCCGCGGAGCTGGCCTCCCTGGTGCGCCACATGACCCCCCTGGCGGAGGCCCTGGGGGGGGAGGTGCGGCGCTTCACCCTGGCCACGGAGGACCAGGAGGTCCTGGCGGTAAAGGTGGGGGGGTACGTGCTGGGGGCGGTGATCGAGCGGGGCATGGACCGCAAGGCCATCGGCAACGAGCTTTCCCGCATCGCCCTGCGCCTAGTGGGACTATAG